One part of the Palaemon carinicauda isolate YSFRI2023 chromosome 23, ASM3689809v2, whole genome shotgun sequence genome encodes these proteins:
- the LOC137617187 gene encoding uncharacterized protein isoform X1 — translation MDKNLPEFFIVILFASVYGSSISEGCIVVEEITEKNASFDFMEFLAFCWDKEFAIDIECLDGTVNKFKVSSNQILGTSSKIGNVNSTIELELESRTWQRLSISSHKDITLNVCNSTLTLSECKIKEVRIKNGFFTKVCPTGMPFLWINANDGVKVPFPGGGEDHHFAILSTKTVNPVFRIHDKVINLKIDSGGLHEFTVKTEEVNGMFNLSLRINSAVITRLFNEFPAIVNITEKRRETFLLLQSVTQKSNGTTDDSHNHCLFTVFPLGVAFLVANIISCLQFCHYRRALRNIQNQKKTSQHGERLLTAANEITTSPSEVFPAGSLPGQNPQITDGQFQSSFPEPRLALSQHLYLRPHVLKKEMSFDEEIYTEMHTAETSSIDDGSRHEHQMVDEFLDSDY, via the exons ATGGATAAAAATCTCCCTGAGTTTTTCATTGTGATACTATTTGCATCAGTCTATGGTTCAAGTATATCTGAAG GTTGCATTGTAGTGGAAGAGATCACGGAGAAAAATGCTTCATTTGATTTCATGGAATTTCTGGCGTTTTGTTGGGACAAAGAATTTGCTATCGACATAGAATGCCTTGATGGAACTGTAAATAAATTTAAGGTCAGTTCTAACCAAATTTTAGGAACTTCATCAAAAATTGGAAATGTGAATAGCACCATAGAACTTGAGCTTGAGTCCCGAACTTGGCAAAGACTAAGTATAAGTTCCCACAAAGACATTACTTTGAATGTCTGCAACAGCACGCTGACCTTATCGGAGTGCAAAATCAAGGAGGTCAGGATCAAGAATGGATTTTTCACAAAGGTGTGTCCGACTGGGATGCCCTTTTTGTGGATAAATGCAAATGATGGGGTAAAAGTCCCTTTTCCTGGTGGCGGGGAAGATCACCACTTCGCTATACTTTCCACGAAGACCGTCAATCCAGTTTTTCGTATACATGATAAAGTGATTAACCTTAAGATTGATTCAGGAGGATTACACGAATTCACAGTAAAAACGGAAGAGGTTAACGGCATGTTCAATTTATCG TTGAGGATTAACTCTGCTGTAATCACAAGATTATTCAACGAATTCCCAGCAATTGTAAACATCACCGAAAAACGCCGAGAGACGTTTCTTCTTTTACAGAGCGTAACTCAAAAAAGCAACGGAACGACAGATG ATTCCCACAACCACTGCTTGTTCACTGTCTTTCCTCTGGGGGTTGCATTTCTGGTAGCCAATATTATTTCCTGTTTACAGTTTTGCCACTACAGAAGAGCTCTTCGTAACATTCAG AACCAAAAGAAGACTAGCCAACATGGTGAACGATTGCTAACGGCAGCGAATGAAATTACCACATCACCTTCTGAAGTCTTTCCTGCAGGCAGTCTCCCAGGCCAAAATCCACAGATTACTGATGGCCAATTTCAATCTAGCTTTCCCGAGCCCAGACTTGCCCTCAGTCAACACCTATATTTAAGACCCCATGTACTCAAAAAAGAAATGTCCTTTGATGAAGAAATCTACACTGAAATGCATACAGCTGAAACTAGCTCTATTG ATGATGGCTCAAGACACGAACACCAGATGGTTGATGAATTCTTGGACAGTGACTACTAG
- the LOC137617187 gene encoding uncharacterized protein isoform X2: MLLPGCIVVEEITEKNASFDFMEFLAFCWDKEFAIDIECLDGTVNKFKVSSNQILGTSSKIGNVNSTIELELESRTWQRLSISSHKDITLNVCNSTLTLSECKIKEVRIKNGFFTKVCPTGMPFLWINANDGVKVPFPGGGEDHHFAILSTKTVNPVFRIHDKVINLKIDSGGLHEFTVKTEEVNGMFNLSLRINSAVITRLFNEFPAIVNITEKRRETFLLLQSVTQKSNGTTDDSHNHCLFTVFPLGVAFLVANIISCLQFCHYRRALRNIQNQKKTSQHGERLLTAANEITTSPSEVFPAGSLPGQNPQITDGQFQSSFPEPRLALSQHLYLRPHVLKKEMSFDEEIYTEMHTAETSSIDDGSRHEHQMVDEFLDSDY, translated from the exons ATGCTTTTGCCTG GTTGCATTGTAGTGGAAGAGATCACGGAGAAAAATGCTTCATTTGATTTCATGGAATTTCTGGCGTTTTGTTGGGACAAAGAATTTGCTATCGACATAGAATGCCTTGATGGAACTGTAAATAAATTTAAGGTCAGTTCTAACCAAATTTTAGGAACTTCATCAAAAATTGGAAATGTGAATAGCACCATAGAACTTGAGCTTGAGTCCCGAACTTGGCAAAGACTAAGTATAAGTTCCCACAAAGACATTACTTTGAATGTCTGCAACAGCACGCTGACCTTATCGGAGTGCAAAATCAAGGAGGTCAGGATCAAGAATGGATTTTTCACAAAGGTGTGTCCGACTGGGATGCCCTTTTTGTGGATAAATGCAAATGATGGGGTAAAAGTCCCTTTTCCTGGTGGCGGGGAAGATCACCACTTCGCTATACTTTCCACGAAGACCGTCAATCCAGTTTTTCGTATACATGATAAAGTGATTAACCTTAAGATTGATTCAGGAGGATTACACGAATTCACAGTAAAAACGGAAGAGGTTAACGGCATGTTCAATTTATCG TTGAGGATTAACTCTGCTGTAATCACAAGATTATTCAACGAATTCCCAGCAATTGTAAACATCACCGAAAAACGCCGAGAGACGTTTCTTCTTTTACAGAGCGTAACTCAAAAAAGCAACGGAACGACAGATG ATTCCCACAACCACTGCTTGTTCACTGTCTTTCCTCTGGGGGTTGCATTTCTGGTAGCCAATATTATTTCCTGTTTACAGTTTTGCCACTACAGAAGAGCTCTTCGTAACATTCAG AACCAAAAGAAGACTAGCCAACATGGTGAACGATTGCTAACGGCAGCGAATGAAATTACCACATCACCTTCTGAAGTCTTTCCTGCAGGCAGTCTCCCAGGCCAAAATCCACAGATTACTGATGGCCAATTTCAATCTAGCTTTCCCGAGCCCAGACTTGCCCTCAGTCAACACCTATATTTAAGACCCCATGTACTCAAAAAAGAAATGTCCTTTGATGAAGAAATCTACACTGAAATGCATACAGCTGAAACTAGCTCTATTG ATGATGGCTCAAGACACGAACACCAGATGGTTGATGAATTCTTGGACAGTGACTACTAG